TATGACTTATAGGAATAGAAAATGGCATATCTGTTTATGTTGTGGTGCATAAAGAAGTGGGCATGCTCACTGCCTCAAACTTCTGATAAAACAGCCTTTCTGCAACCCCCCCTCATTGATAAAGAGGCACTGAAGACTTTTTGCCTGCTTGCATTACTTTAACATTAGTTCAACAAgagatgcagtttttttcttttttacagtcGGTTCTGTTAAACAGACTGTAAAGATGCAACAATTTTTTGATTATAGATTTTACTGccacaaaaaatgactttaatgtCTAGGCTGATGTGTGCCAAATGTATTGACTTTGGTATGCTCATCAATTATTGTTAACAAGcataaacatgacaaaatatCACTGATTtctttgtcaaaaatattttcatgtcTCCACAAACATTGTAATGTCTAGTTTAGTATATTTCATTGtatattgttttgtgttattgttgtgAGGCATAGAAATCATGCAAAGTCTGTTGCAGACTTGAAAACTAATTTCATATAACATACAATATATGAGCCATTTTACATAAAAGCAATCAGCAACAACTGAAGACTTATCAGCTTGTTGAAGGGTATCCTGTGTGCCATGAATATCTTAAGTGACTACAAATTAGAGGCCATGGTGTAGGTGTATGAGTAGGAGTTACTgcaaaaaaattgaatttgCCTAACTCTTCCCTCGCATAAAACCTTCACCAGCAGCGCAACAAGTCCTGCTGTTAGTCAGGGACAGAGTCTTCAGGTCACATCTTCCTCACTCtaggataaaaatgttttacttgcaGCTTACTGTGAAATAAGAGGAAACTTGGATGTGGGCCTGTTTAGTGTTGACTGAAAAATATTACAGTGTGATGTATGTACCTGTGTTTAACCTACACAACAACACGGATTGTACCTCGTATATGTTCCAGCCTTGCAATGGAGGGTTTCCATTGTTGAAGATTTCCCACATAGTGGCTCCGAAGCTCCACTTGTCGCACTCAAGAGCCAGGTTGTCTGGGGAATCTAGCATCTCAGGAGCCACCCAGGGGATCCTGTGCAGGATAGCTGATGAAACAGCAATGTAATACATTATACCGAAATATCTAGCCATCTGTGAACTAAttagaaatgcattttctctgtattttacaTGTCAGTAATTGTAATTGGGATGAAAATccttaaatcagttttttagGTTCAAGGCTAGTTTTCTGTGTCactttaattctgtttgtttaaaataaacaacattttatggGGCAAtactaaaacaataaacaggttTAATACATCCAATTATGGTTTAATACAAATTTATATTCGAATCCAGGTAAATACATGACATCTCATTCCAAACCAACACAATCCAAATAATCCAGTTCAGTACAGATTATGTGaatgggagataaagttagagaggccagactgagacggtttggacatgagcAGAGGGACAGTGGGTGGAAGaagacagaaggatgttagagacaaagaggagacatatggatgcagttagagaggacatggagggagttagactgaggacagagttagatggaggatgactcgctgtggcgacccctgaaaagggaacagccgaaagaaggagaagaagaagagtacAGATTATGTGAATGAAAACATATGAAGGAAAAAGTATTCTTCTCTTTGTTTAACCTGTCCTTTCTGAGAATTCACAGGGCAACAGTGGACAGAAAATACTCTTATCATGAAAATCCTTCCAGCTTTCCTGAGTCGTAGTTCTGCAACAGCAACCTTCACTAAATAATCTCCATTTTGTGGTCTTGTTATGCATGAAAACTCAATtacagaaagattaaaaaactgtgctacttttaccattttttcCCAGCATGGCGACGTTGATGCCGGGGTCACTCAGCTTGATAAAAGGAGAGATGCCCTGGGAGGGGTCTTCTTCTCTGGCCACCAGCAGATTTTTGGCACAGATATTTCCATGAACAATGTTTTGCTCTTCCTGCAAGGCAGTTATGTTATTGTAGACCCATTAAAAATGAACTAttctctgttatttttaaaccagcAGTTATTTAGCCGACTTatgcagaaaaactgaacaGCTAGTTTGAACTTGCTGCAGAAtcagttttcctttctttctttcttttgaatCTAAATCTTTCTCACCAGATAATTGAGGACACATGCAAGCTGCTTGGCTACGTTGAGTTTCCAGCTCACTGACAGAGATTTTCCTCTTTTCAAGTAGAGGTCAAGGGCTCCATACTTAACAAACTCCTGTACCATGATGTCTGAAAGGCACAGAGAGGTCAGTTTATACAGCTGTACTTCAAGCTGATTCTCAAACGTTCACCAGCGTGAGCGTGACCTCGGTCATATGAGGATTCTGACCGAgttactgcttttagctcaatatgaaGAGAATGATGTACCATTTaattggggagaaaaaaatccagTGTTCCTTGTTTAAATTTCACCAAACTCTTTCTATACGCTTCCCAAAAATAATGTGGTTTTTATGTCATGTGCTGTTTAGGTCAGTTCAGATTGATGCAttcaaacaacacaataaaaaaaggaaatatgcaTTACATTGGTTTTAGTCGGTGAGAAATTAGTCATAAATATCATGCACCGTAGCTCCGACTTACTTTTTTCTCCATGAACACTAACACCGTACACATGAAGGAGGTGTTTGTGGGAAATCTGGCTCATCAAACTGGCAGCTTCAAAGAATGactgagagaaaataaatactcAGACACTGTAACTTGTGTTTGCTAATCTGTGAATTAAAATCAATTCTGAAAAATACTTTgctttatgaaaaaaagaaaaaaaaaaacaacatttaaaaacccACCTCCCAGCAGTTCCTGTAATCGGGATCAAGCTCCTTCAGAAGGACTTCTGTCGTGTGTTTCTCCCCATCGTGAGTGTCAattttttcacctttaaaaatTCGAGTGAAGGAGCCCTGTCCAAGGCTCTCATCCTGTCGTGAAAAATACCGACAGAAACTAACGTAAAGCAGCTGGAACAAAAGCAGCGACTGAGTTGAATGAGAACCAATCAAAGCGGCGGACAGACGTAGAAGAAGCAAAGTGATAACAGAGTAAGAGATGGGGTCTAAAACACTTACACATTTCAGGTCTTCATATTTGATTGTGTGGAACTGGATGTGACtgaatttgtttctttcaggtGTTGGGGACCCCTGAGCTTCAACCAAGCTGCTGTTTCTTATGATTATTAGATTTGTGAGCTCTTTGGGAAAAGGAGAAACCGAGTTTTGTCATATGTAGTACAATCCATAGAAACTGAGGTACAATGAGTATGTATCACCCTGCAACTTGGAAATTAGGGAACAAGAACTGGCTATTATGTCCTAGTTTTTAGTGTAAGTCTTTATCCATATACATATGTACTAGAATGTAGAAAATTACTTTATAAAATATCCAAGATTGCCCATTTTACTTTATGTTCTCTGCTAAAACCACATGAGGTGGTGCAAGTAATCCTGCTATTTTTCTGGGCCATAGATTCACTATAGGGCTATAATTAGCTATATCATCATAACACAAATACCTTTAGGTCGAGGTGGGCAGCAGCGAGTTAACTTGACAGGTATTTCAGCCATCAGCAGCTTGTTATGTTGATAGTAGTCGGTGAGTTCTCTCAAGCTGGAAAATGATTTCTGAACTCCAAGAAGACTGAAATTCTCATTTTTAATAATGAGACAGTCTTTATAGTCAAGTCCAAGTGGGGTCTGGAGAAATACAGTCAACAAACTTTAGTTATGGAGGCGAcaggaattattttaaaattaaattaagttcATTCTATGTTTCTATGTATCAAATAACAAAAGTGCAGTCAGgtgtttctcttttattgtcAGGTAATTAAACATGCAAAGCCAACCAGAAAATGTCTATAAAGTAGGtcttaaaatattgttttgtgttaCTGTCTTTACCTGAACACAAACTGTGAGGAAGAAGTTATTGTAGTTTTTGGGACTGCGCCGGAGCAGGAAGGTCCCACCTTTACCTTCCAACTTTTTCAGCTTGTTGACTGCAAACTCCGAtctgaacaaacacaacatgacaCAAAGAGGTAAAACACACGTGTTGAAATTACCATATCAGATGAACTGTCAACAGGACTCACGTGATTGGACCGTGACAGTGATTACTGAGGCCCTCCAGGATACTTGGCGGAGCGATGTCTTGGCAGAAGAAATGGCTGGAGTCTGTGGTGAGTCTGAAGTAGCCGTCAACAAGCGACACAAACGAGAGCGCCTCTTTCAGACTCTGGAACTTGGCTTCCTGTTATGAGTTAAAAAGTAAagcataaaacagaaacaaggctgtaattttgtaaaatataaatataatggCAAAGCTTAGATGTGAAACCTGTTCTTTACCAAGCATCTGTCATCTTTGCGCGTTATCGTGACCACCCTGCTGTCCTGTGGAGCCAGCTCTTCGCTATTTATACTGATGTCTACGATTTCTTGGAAATCACAAAAGGTCAGCCActcctaagaaaaaaaaaaacagagttttatacttttatagCTTTTAGGCTGATCATTTAACAAAATCTCACACAGTATGTGAAAGAACAGTGTACAGGCGCAATGAAAAACTAATTCAAATTAATGATacactaaataaattaaaaaaagaactaggTGGTCAAACATTTGATCTTTCATTGAATAGAAAATTTGCTGCACAGGCCAAGCAGCTGACagcaaaatcatttaaatacgCAGGTTTTCTTGCATGCTTTGGCTTTGCCACTTTTGTTCCAAGTGGCCACAACATAGATTGTGTAAATTACATGTAGTTATTGGTTCTGCAGAGTGAAGTCAATGAGGAAGTACATTTAACAGTTCTTCTAATTCTTCTAATGGGGCAGTTTTTGATGTACTAAAAATAATTACTGCATGCAAATTTCTTTCAGTAATAAATGTTGCTACCAGTAAAAAGcatcacagataaaaaaaagcaaattttttgGCTTTACTGTATGAATACGATTATCACACATTTACTTCAGAGCCActcctctgtttttctttcgTCATTAACCAAAGTTAAACCACACGCTTCTTGGTTATTAGTAACTGTTCTCAgatatttttctgaattttgCAAGAAtgacctgtttttaattcatgttGCGAAAAACAGCTTGGAGGTAAAAACCCACTATAGATGTAAATGCTATTAAACAGTATAATGACTAAGATTTGATCTAGCAGCCCCGTGGTTTTAGCTAAGCTCATTCTGCTGCCATAGCAATTCTGTTAGGTAAAGAAAATTACTTCAATGAATCTAACCCTGAGCCCTAAAGAGAGTTTGAGGTTAGCTTCACACTTTACAAACTTTACTTGAACCTTTCTTACCTTGGTCCCATCAGGCTGGGAACTTTCCCTGGTTTGAACTCCTGTCTCCCCACTGACGCGCACAAGAGAGAAAGACGTGTTTGACAAGGAGGAAAGCCCGTTCACGTGGAAGGTCTCACTTCCCAGAGAGGGTTCGATGCCAGCCAGTTCAATCAGGTATTTGAGCTTCAGGCTGCACACGTCCACCGAGCAGTTGCCAAGCTTCTTCATGAAACGCTTTAGGGATTTTCGAATTCGAAAGCGGTCCAGGCGGTTTCGTTTCTGGATGTCTTGGCGATGTGACTTGGGAAGGCAAGATTTATAGctggggtaaaaaaaaggatttggtGTAAAGATAACATAGATGTGCTATAGACACAGCTACCAAGATGCTCACTTCCACCAAATGTACTGCTGTTTGTAAACTTATCCAGTTGTAAATACCTGACAGTCTTGCAGAGCTCTCTTACACTCTGATGGTGCTCTTTAGCCATCCGCCACAAGTCCAGCACAGCAAGGCCGAGACATTCCTCTTGAGCACTCAAAGGTGGAGCAATTCCTGCTTGGCTGGCAACAAAATCACTTCGCATCTAACAGCCAACAGAAACCAGACATGTGGACCATGAACAGGCATGTTTTTAACCATAAACTGTAATGTTTAAGGTATGTAACTGTTTTCAAATGAGCTAAGACATAAAACATGCAGTTATTACTCTCAATGAGCTTATGGTTCAGAAAATTAACGAAACCGATCTTCTTACCTGAGAAAAAAGATAATCAATGACGCTGTAGTCAAGCACTGGACTGATTCTGTCTCTTGTCAAACTGTAGCGATACGATGCTCTTGATTCTTGACCAAAccagtttttaaaggaaaatctataaacaagaaaaaaaaaactgaacattatTTCAGGGATGTCAAACTCATAGAACCCAGTTAGATTTCCAGTGGGTCAGACCAATGAAACTGCGACATATCTGCAGATAACTAGAAGCTGGAACATTGTCCAGTGTccatgtttatttaaagcaacaacCTGATGTGTTTTTCATGCTGGCGCGAGCCCAGTCCACTCTGATTCTGTCAACAAACAGCCATGAAAACGCTGTTAGCTGTGATGGTGCCTGTCGTCAGCACCACCTGAAGGAACTCCTTTGGTTACACTGAGTTGTTTATTGTtacctttaataaataaagccaGCTGAGCAAAATCTGCCTAGTTTTGTTATTAACTTATACTATAAAGTAACTTTGAGCAACTGGTACTGAAGGTACTGAAGGCCTTCAGTTCTGATATCTTCCCTTTCCTGCAGATTATTCattcatcttcatctttaaTTGAAGTCCAACCATGTGTTGTCATGATCTTTGGGTTTATGTGTTGAGATTATTTCTGTTATATGTTATAGTTCATCCTgtggtttttcttgtttttttcatttggatattttcttcttttctgtatgcttacttgtttttctctgtgtcgTTCACCATTATTTCCCTCAGTCATCTTTGCCTACAGTTAATCATTCACACCTGTCTTAGCCTCACTCAGTAATCATTCCTCTCAGCATATATATACTCCCGGTTCCCTCACTCATCATCCTGTTATACTGTTTGCTGCTAGCTCcttgctctttttgtttatgttaatgTTATGacggtttagttttttttgtagcaTGTTTCATGCTTTGcaagaatgaaaaaaattatgttatttGAGGTGGCGAGTGCAAAGTTTGTTCTGGCTACAACATTTCATACTTCAGGAGAAACTCACGAACTCCTAGAAGTCCTCATAGCAGAAATATCAATATTTCCACTTCCTGCATCACTTGTGCCCACGTCAAATTTCtaatcttcttgtttttagcgacacatttttaaaagtcagcttcttctgcagaaaACGTCTTCCTCAGCTGTTGCAGTGTTTCATCCAGATCATATTTTCAGTATTGATTTGTCTTGTTTGGCAAATAATCACATCCAGTGGTGCATTTTCATAAGTaaacaaatgagtttttaaaaaagttacttACCTAACTCTAAAGTGAACTTTTAAGTTTTCAACTGAGTCAAACACGTGCGATGGAGGATACCAAAAAGACAGATCTGCAGATGCCAAACCAAAAAGACTGAGGTACACCGGTAAGATTCCTGAGTAAAGAAGCAACAAATGATATTAAAACACATGGCAACATTTTGgaatacagtttatttttagactCATTAAAATCTTACCACATGCTTCCCCTGCTTTGATACAGACATTTTCTGCAGATATTTGTCCAGACGATATTTGTATCGTTGTTGTATCCTTTGTGTCTGGGAAGTAGTAGAGGTGCACCTGTAGACTAGGGGTCATGCTCGAGCTGGACCTCTGGCTGCCTTCCCGGTCTCTAATCACCAAGGGGGCCGACTCGCTCTCTCTGAGATCCATTGGCATGTCTGAGAAGAAAATCAACATGTGCATTTCAACATAAAGCAGTGGGGTGGCCaaccaaaacacacaagcacacgtGTGTAGACAAAAAAGTTACTTTGAGTCACTTTGTCCTCTGAGACTTTGTGAGGAATCACAGAAAGTccaatttattcaaaacaaccAAGAGTCAGTCAGTTCCTGGAACAAGCTGTGTTAAACCACAACAATGTTTAGAGTATAATTCTAATGAGTTAAATCAAACACAATTAGACATTTTTTAGTTCCTTAAGATCTTTTGCTTCTCATGTTGGGACTTTTCCCTCAGAAAGGACCCATTGTCggctacaaagaaaaaagaaactgggcTGAAAAATTATGAAATACTATAGAAAGTTTAAATTCTGACTCATGAGAGACAGCTGACAGAACAAATTCATCTGAACAATTCCGATTTCCAGTCAGAATAATTTAGGTCCAAGTTATAATGATTTAAGGTAAAAGTCAAGCAAACAGTTTGTGGTCAtgcttttaaaagttaaactagTCCTGCTAAGATGATTGTGAACATTGTTCTGAGTATGATCTAAACCTCACAATGACTCATAATCTGATTAACATGTTGAAATGTAATTTATAAATTAGAATAAAGTTTCAATTTAAACTTGAGCTGGAGCTGAAGTTAAAG
The Kryptolebias marmoratus isolate JLee-2015 linkage group LG24, ASM164957v2, whole genome shotgun sequence DNA segment above includes these coding regions:
- the jak3 gene encoding tyrosine-protein kinase JAK2 isoform X2 — protein: MPMDLRESESAPLVIRDREGSQRSSSSMTPSLQVHLYYFPDTKDTTTIQISSGQISAENVCIKAGEACGILPVYLSLFGLASADLSFWYPPSHVFDSVENLKVHFRVRFSFKNWFGQESRASYRYSLTRDRISPVLDYSVIDYLFSQMRSDFVASQAGIAPPLSAQEECLGLAVLDLWRMAKEHHQSVRELCKTVSYKSCLPKSHRQDIQKRNRLDRFRIRKSLKRFMKKLGNCSVDVCSLKLKYLIELAGIEPSLGSETFHVNGLSSLSNTSFSLVRVSGETGVQTRESSQPDGTKEWLTFCDFQEIVDISINSEELAPQDSRVVTITRKDDRCLEAKFQSLKEALSFVSLVDGYFRLTTDSSHFFCQDIAPPSILEGLSNHCHGPITSEFAVNKLKKLEGKGGTFLLRRSPKNYNNFFLTVCVQTPLGLDYKDCLIIKNENFSLLGVQKSFSSLRELTDYYQHNKLLMAEIPVKLTRCCPPRPKELTNLIIIRNSSLVEAQGSPTPERNKFSHIQFHTIKYEDLKCDESLGQGSFTRIFKGEKIDTHDGEKHTTEVLLKELDPDYRNCWESFFEAASLMSQISHKHLLHVYGVSVHGEKNIMVQEFVKYGALDLYLKRGKSLSVSWKLNVAKQLACVLNYLEEQNIVHGNICAKNLLVAREEDPSQGISPFIKLSDPGINVAMLGKNAILHRIPWVAPEMLDSPDNLALECDKWSFGATMWEIFNNGNPPLQGWNIYEKEKFYENKEQLPPSQWTELADLIGQCMNYDAAFRPSCRSIIRQLNSLVTSDYEILHSTEQVTQSAVGRAFSPAQHDHAVFEERHLRYIRPLGKGNFGSVELCRYDPLGDHTGELVAVKKLQPNKQSNLDDFLKEIKTLSVLHCDYIVKYKGICYSMGHLSMTLVMEYMPHGSLNAYMESNRQNINTRRMLLFASQICKGMEYLQSLRYVHRDLAARNILVASESLVKIADFGMTKFIPQDTDYYRIQQPGQSPLYWLAPESLSESKFSHKTDVWSFGILLYELFSYCDKNCSPKKIILQELEHNLQGISISMRLTQILSSSWRLPAPPNCPPKVYGLMKKCWEYEFYERPDFPTLADQIENIMQDERENPKG
- the jak3 gene encoding tyrosine-protein kinase JAK2 isoform X1, with the protein product MHMLIFFSDMPMDLRESESAPLVIRDREGSQRSSSSMTPSLQVHLYYFPDTKDTTTIQISSGQISAENVCIKAGEACGILPVYLSLFGLASADLSFWYPPSHVFDSVENLKVHFRVRFSFKNWFGQESRASYRYSLTRDRISPVLDYSVIDYLFSQMRSDFVASQAGIAPPLSAQEECLGLAVLDLWRMAKEHHQSVRELCKTVSYKSCLPKSHRQDIQKRNRLDRFRIRKSLKRFMKKLGNCSVDVCSLKLKYLIELAGIEPSLGSETFHVNGLSSLSNTSFSLVRVSGETGVQTRESSQPDGTKEWLTFCDFQEIVDISINSEELAPQDSRVVTITRKDDRCLEAKFQSLKEALSFVSLVDGYFRLTTDSSHFFCQDIAPPSILEGLSNHCHGPITSEFAVNKLKKLEGKGGTFLLRRSPKNYNNFFLTVCVQTPLGLDYKDCLIIKNENFSLLGVQKSFSSLRELTDYYQHNKLLMAEIPVKLTRCCPPRPKELTNLIIIRNSSLVEAQGSPTPERNKFSHIQFHTIKYEDLKCDESLGQGSFTRIFKGEKIDTHDGEKHTTEVLLKELDPDYRNCWESFFEAASLMSQISHKHLLHVYGVSVHGEKNIMVQEFVKYGALDLYLKRGKSLSVSWKLNVAKQLACVLNYLEEQNIVHGNICAKNLLVAREEDPSQGISPFIKLSDPGINVAMLGKNAILHRIPWVAPEMLDSPDNLALECDKWSFGATMWEIFNNGNPPLQGWNIYEKEKFYENKEQLPPSQWTELADLIGQCMNYDAAFRPSCRSIIRQLNSLVTSDYEILHSTEQVTQSAVGRAFSPAQHDHAVFEERHLRYIRPLGKGNFGSVELCRYDPLGDHTGELVAVKKLQPNKQSNLDDFLKEIKTLSVLHCDYIVKYKGICYSMGHLSMTLVMEYMPHGSLNAYMESNRQNINTRRMLLFASQICKGMEYLQSLRYVHRDLAARNILVASESLVKIADFGMTKFIPQDTDYYRIQQPGQSPLYWLAPESLSESKFSHKTDVWSFGILLYELFSYCDKNCSPKKIILQELEHNLQGISISMRLTQILSSSWRLPAPPNCPPKVYGLMKKCWEYEFYERPDFPTLADQIENIMQDERENPKG